From a single Arthrobacter sp. SLBN-112 genomic region:
- a CDS encoding acyl-CoA dehydrogenase family protein: protein MNSLTTTAPGLGARLYSAADWYDAESLLTQDERQVLARLRDFLDREAKPLLADYWERGEFPEQLARPLIDLDLMEPAELTVDGPARGIYQGFRIFELARTDASLATWYTAQAGLFRTAIRVGASEDQQGEWMPKVIDFSLKGVFSLTEPESGSDIAGGLSTTARRESDGSWILDGAKRWIGGAATADVLAVFARDAADGQVKAFLVDRTTDGVTLEKIHGKTSLRMMQNAHITLTGVRVPESMRLHNVNSFKDVAAMLRAMRSDVAWIATGIAAGAFEAALAYVNERQQFGRSLGSFQLVQEKLARMLGNVTASLSLVVRLTEQQAKGIYRDQDSALAKMQTSLFMRDTVALAREVVGGNGITLATDVARFHADAEAVYSYEGTHDINALIIGRALTGESAFTR from the coding sequence ATGAACAGCTTGACGACGACGGCACCCGGCCTGGGTGCGCGCCTCTACTCCGCAGCGGACTGGTACGACGCCGAGTCCCTGCTCACGCAGGACGAGCGCCAGGTCCTGGCCCGGCTCCGGGACTTCCTGGACCGCGAAGCGAAACCCCTTCTGGCCGACTACTGGGAGCGGGGTGAGTTCCCGGAGCAGCTCGCCCGGCCGCTGATCGACCTGGACCTCATGGAACCCGCGGAACTCACTGTGGACGGGCCTGCCCGCGGGATCTACCAGGGCTTCCGGATCTTCGAACTCGCCCGCACCGACGCCTCCCTGGCCACCTGGTACACGGCCCAGGCCGGCCTGTTCCGCACCGCCATCCGCGTCGGCGCTTCCGAAGACCAGCAGGGCGAGTGGATGCCAAAGGTCATCGACTTCTCGCTCAAAGGCGTCTTCTCCCTCACGGAACCGGAGTCGGGCTCGGACATCGCCGGTGGACTGTCCACCACAGCCCGCCGTGAAAGCGACGGCAGCTGGATCCTGGACGGTGCCAAGCGCTGGATCGGCGGCGCCGCCACCGCTGACGTCCTGGCCGTGTTCGCCCGGGACGCCGCCGACGGGCAGGTCAAGGCCTTCCTGGTGGACCGGACCACGGACGGCGTCACCCTGGAGAAAATCCACGGGAAGACCTCGCTGCGGATGATGCAGAACGCCCACATCACCCTGACAGGCGTCCGCGTCCCGGAGTCCATGCGCCTGCACAACGTGAACTCCTTCAAGGACGTCGCGGCGATGCTCCGGGCCATGCGTTCGGACGTTGCCTGGATTGCCACCGGCATCGCCGCCGGTGCGTTCGAAGCCGCCCTGGCCTACGTCAATGAGCGTCAGCAGTTCGGCCGCAGCCTCGGATCCTTCCAGCTGGTCCAGGAGAAACTGGCCCGCATGCTGGGAAACGTCACCGCGTCCCTCTCCCTTGTGGTCCGGCTCACCGAGCAGCAGGCCAAGGGCATCTACCGTGACCAGGACTCGGCCCTGGCCAAGATGCAGACGTCCCTGTTCATGCGCGACACCGTTGCCCTGGCCCGCGAAGTAGTGGGCGGCAACGGCATCACCCTTGCCACCGACGTCGCACGCTTCCATGCCGACGCTGAGGCCGTGTACTCCTACGAAGGCACCCACGACATCAATGCCCTCATCATCGGCCGCGCCCTCACCGGCGAAAGCGCCTTCACCCGCTGA
- a CDS encoding bile acid:sodium symporter family protein translates to MLEATKPQNSPGGTPVNPALEAESRIARIAVTVFPLLVVAAGIIGFLLPGVFKPMGPSVPYLLGIIMFCMGLTLTPPDFAAVAKRPWAVALGIVAHYIIMPGAGWLIAGALNLEPELAVGVILVGCAPSGTASNVMAFLAKGDVALSVAVASVSTLIAPIVTPLLVLFLAGSYLQIDAAGMVLDIVKTVLLPVVAGLLARLFLKKLVAKVLPALPWASAVVISLIVAIVVAGSASKIIGAGAIVFLAVVLHNGFGLGLGYLAGKFGRLDDKARRALAFEVGMQNSGLAATLATAHFSPLAALPSAVFSLWHNISGAIVAAWLARRPLQESTVQESQVQETRA, encoded by the coding sequence ATGCTTGAGGCAACTAAACCCCAGAATTCCCCGGGCGGGACGCCCGTCAACCCTGCGCTGGAAGCGGAAAGCAGGATCGCCCGCATCGCCGTAACGGTGTTCCCCCTCCTCGTGGTGGCCGCCGGCATTATCGGCTTCCTGCTCCCCGGGGTCTTCAAGCCCATGGGGCCCAGCGTGCCCTACCTGCTGGGCATCATCATGTTCTGCATGGGCTTGACCCTGACCCCGCCGGACTTCGCAGCGGTGGCCAAGCGGCCCTGGGCGGTGGCACTGGGAATCGTTGCGCACTACATCATCATGCCCGGCGCGGGCTGGCTGATCGCGGGCGCCCTCAACCTTGAGCCCGAGCTGGCCGTCGGCGTCATCCTGGTGGGCTGCGCACCGTCCGGGACCGCCTCCAACGTGATGGCATTTTTGGCCAAGGGCGATGTTGCCCTCTCGGTGGCAGTGGCTTCCGTTTCCACCCTGATCGCCCCGATCGTCACCCCCTTGCTGGTCCTGTTCCTGGCCGGTTCCTACCTCCAGATCGACGCCGCCGGCATGGTGCTGGACATCGTCAAGACCGTGCTGCTGCCAGTGGTGGCAGGCCTCCTGGCCCGGCTCTTCCTCAAGAAGCTCGTGGCAAAGGTGCTGCCGGCACTTCCGTGGGCATCCGCCGTCGTGATCTCCCTGATCGTGGCCATCGTGGTGGCCGGCAGCGCCAGCAAGATCATCGGGGCCGGTGCGATTGTGTTCCTCGCCGTGGTCCTGCACAACGGCTTCGGCCTGGGCCTGGGCTACCTCGCCGGGAAATTCGGCCGCCTGGACGACAAGGCCCGCCGCGCCCTCGCCTTCGAAGTGGGCATGCAGAACTCGGGCCTGGCCGCCACGCTGGCCACCGCCCACTTCAGCCCGCTGGCCGCGCTGCCGTCCGCCGTCTTTTCCCTGTGGCACAACATCTCCGGCGCCATCGTGGCTGCCTGGCTCGCCCGGCGGCCGCTGCAGGAGAGCACGGTCCAGGAAAGCCAGGTCCAGGAAACCCGGGCCTAA
- a CDS encoding molybdopterin oxidoreductase family protein, whose product MTRIDRIAEPWGTRTPYGSGGEWPVRVDSHLAEGITPEDVDRWVQTASLLHSNGDAMDIAVKDNRIVGVRGRASDRVNHGRLGPKDLYGWQANASPDRLTKPLVREGGKLVETDWDTAMRRVVDRSKALLAEQGPSAIGFYTTGQLFAEEYYTLGTVAHGGIGTNHVDGNTRLCTATAAEALKESFGCDGQPGSYTDVDHADVIALYGHNVAETQTVLWTRMLDRLAGPNPPKIICVDPRPTPVAKAATLHLAPRPGTNVALMNAILHEIIANGWVDQEYIQAHTVGYAELEKEVKNYPPALAAEICGVPAEQISEAASIIGHAERLLSTVLQGFYQSNQATAAAVQVNNINIIRGMLGKPGCGILQMNGQPTAENTRECGADGDLAAFRNWSNDAHIQDLARVWNIDPMSIPHYSPPTHVMQMMRYAEDGSIRMLWVSGTNPAVSLPELARVRSILEQERLFLVVQDIFLSETAQLADVVLPAATWGEKTGTFTNVDRTVHLSEKAVDPPGDARPDLDIFIDYAHRMGLQDKDGQPLIKWRDPESAFEAWKECSRGRPCDYTGITYDKLRGGSGIQWPCNEENPDGTERIYADGKFWAHPEYCETYGRDLITGAPVDPSEYKALNPEGKAIIKAAEYVPPHELPSRDFPLQLITGRTLYQFHTRTKTGRAPELQAAAPDVWVELSADDAGAYGIAEGDLAEVETPRGSVLAKVRISGIRTGVLFLPFHYGYWDTDGGHQPDGAGRAANELTITDWDAASKQPIFKTAAARITRVSGGDGPSLAPTTTASAPAGDFPEEARTKGISSALADEATGTAGGAR is encoded by the coding sequence ATGACTCGGATTGACCGAATAGCTGAACCATGGGGGACAAGGACACCGTACGGCAGTGGCGGTGAATGGCCGGTCAGGGTGGACAGCCACCTGGCCGAGGGCATAACCCCGGAGGACGTGGACAGGTGGGTCCAGACGGCGTCGCTCCTCCACTCAAACGGCGACGCCATGGACATCGCCGTCAAGGACAACCGAATCGTCGGGGTGCGCGGCAGGGCCTCAGACAGGGTCAACCACGGCCGGCTGGGACCGAAGGACCTGTACGGCTGGCAGGCGAACGCATCACCTGACCGGCTCACCAAACCCCTGGTCCGCGAGGGCGGGAAGCTGGTGGAAACGGACTGGGACACCGCCATGCGGCGCGTGGTGGACCGCTCAAAGGCCCTGCTGGCGGAACAGGGCCCCAGCGCCATCGGCTTCTACACCACCGGCCAGCTCTTCGCCGAGGAGTACTACACCCTGGGCACGGTGGCCCACGGCGGCATCGGCACCAACCACGTGGACGGCAACACCCGGCTCTGCACGGCGACGGCGGCCGAGGCACTGAAGGAATCGTTCGGCTGCGACGGCCAGCCCGGCTCCTACACGGACGTGGACCACGCGGACGTGATCGCGCTCTACGGGCACAACGTGGCGGAAACCCAAACCGTGCTCTGGACCCGGATGCTGGACCGGCTGGCCGGGCCCAACCCGCCCAAGATCATCTGCGTGGACCCCCGCCCCACCCCCGTGGCCAAAGCCGCCACCCTGCACCTGGCCCCGCGGCCCGGCACCAACGTGGCCCTGATGAACGCCATCCTGCACGAGATCATCGCCAACGGCTGGGTGGACCAGGAGTACATCCAGGCCCACACCGTGGGGTACGCGGAGCTTGAAAAAGAGGTCAAGAACTACCCTCCCGCCCTGGCCGCAGAGATCTGCGGGGTCCCGGCGGAGCAGATCTCCGAGGCCGCAAGCATCATCGGCCACGCCGAGCGGCTGCTGTCCACGGTGCTCCAGGGTTTCTACCAGTCCAACCAGGCCACCGCCGCCGCCGTGCAGGTCAACAACATCAACATCATCCGCGGCATGCTGGGCAAGCCCGGCTGCGGCATCCTGCAGATGAACGGCCAGCCCACCGCGGAGAACACCCGGGAATGCGGGGCCGACGGCGACCTGGCCGCCTTCCGGAACTGGTCCAACGACGCCCACATCCAGGACCTGGCCCGGGTCTGGAACATCGACCCCATGTCCATCCCGCACTACTCGCCGCCCACCCACGTCATGCAGATGATGCGGTACGCGGAGGACGGCTCCATCAGGATGCTCTGGGTCAGCGGCACCAACCCCGCCGTCTCCCTCCCGGAACTGGCGCGGGTCCGCAGCATCCTGGAGCAGGAGCGGCTCTTCCTGGTGGTGCAGGACATCTTCCTGTCCGAGACTGCCCAGCTGGCCGACGTGGTTCTTCCCGCCGCCACCTGGGGCGAAAAGACGGGCACCTTCACCAATGTGGACCGAACCGTCCACCTGTCGGAGAAGGCGGTGGATCCTCCCGGCGACGCCCGGCCGGACCTGGACATCTTCATCGACTACGCCCACCGGATGGGCCTGCAGGACAAGGACGGGCAGCCGCTGATCAAGTGGCGCGATCCCGAGTCCGCCTTCGAAGCGTGGAAGGAATGCTCCCGCGGCCGCCCCTGCGACTACACCGGCATCACCTATGACAAACTGCGCGGCGGCTCCGGCATCCAGTGGCCGTGCAACGAGGAGAACCCGGACGGCACGGAACGGATTTACGCCGACGGCAAGTTCTGGGCCCACCCGGAGTACTGCGAGACCTACGGCCGGGACCTGATCACCGGCGCGCCCGTGGATCCGTCCGAATACAAGGCCCTCAACCCGGAGGGCAAGGCCATCATCAAGGCCGCCGAATACGTGCCGCCGCACGAGCTTCCCAGCCGGGACTTCCCGCTGCAGCTCATCACCGGCCGCACGCTCTACCAGTTCCACACCCGCACCAAGACCGGCCGGGCGCCTGAGCTGCAGGCAGCCGCCCCCGATGTCTGGGTGGAGTTGTCAGCGGACGACGCCGGCGCGTACGGGATTGCCGAGGGCGACCTTGCAGAGGTGGAGACCCCCCGCGGTTCAGTCCTCGCCAAGGTGCGGATCAGCGGGATCCGGACCGGCGTCCTGTTCCTGCCGTTCCATTACGGCTACTGGGACACCGACGGCGGCCACCAGCCCGACGGGGCCGGCAGGGCGGCCAACGAGCTGACCATCACGGACTGGGATGCAGCCTCCAAGCAGCCCATCTTCAAGACGGCGGCGGCACGCATTACCCGGGTTTCTGGCGGTGACGGGCCGTCCCTGGCGCCCACCACCACGGCGTCGGCTCCGGCCGGGGACTTCCCGGAAGAGGCCAGGACCAAGGGGATCTCCTCCGCACTGGCGGACGAAGCCACCGGCACGGCAGGAGGGGCACGATGA
- a CDS encoding MFS transporter, with product MSGHTTLAPAGTAAKRKEARTVILSSYLGSTIEFYDFLLYATAAAVAFPKVFFTGTDEWVGVVAAYATFAAGYVARPLGGVIFGHFGDKVGRKGMLIISMAMMGIASTLIGLIPGAGVIGPWGAVILVLLRVCQGIAVGGEWGGAALMALEHADPKRRGFAASFVNAGAPTGAVLGTVVMGIFSALPQDAFLAWGWRVPFLLSFVLLIVGMLVRLRVSESPIFAEAVAKEDAQGAKRKIPLLDVLRRPKALIMIMFAGAAGFGLQVVLPTFSVTYAVSKGAPQQGVLYAFAGASAISIIFVLLGGRLSDRLGSLSDRLGRRPVMIAGLALFIAYLFPMFGMLGSGNVGLVFLAFTVALVLHSCLYGPLAAFVSEQFGTTSRYTGAAVGYQLATLVGAGFTPGIIAGLYKDSGQSIIPVVVFLSVMALVSIVFIALTRESKNNDLTTVR from the coding sequence ATGTCCGGACACACCACGCTCGCACCTGCGGGCACGGCCGCCAAGCGCAAGGAAGCGCGCACGGTCATCCTGTCCAGCTATCTGGGCAGCACCATCGAGTTCTACGACTTCCTGCTGTACGCCACGGCCGCAGCAGTAGCCTTCCCCAAGGTCTTCTTCACCGGAACGGACGAATGGGTGGGCGTGGTGGCCGCCTACGCCACCTTCGCCGCCGGATACGTTGCCAGGCCGCTGGGCGGCGTGATCTTTGGCCACTTCGGCGACAAGGTGGGCCGCAAGGGGATGCTGATCATCTCCATGGCCATGATGGGCATCGCCTCCACCCTCATCGGCCTGATTCCCGGCGCCGGCGTGATCGGGCCGTGGGGCGCCGTCATCCTGGTGCTGCTGCGCGTCTGCCAGGGCATCGCCGTCGGCGGTGAATGGGGCGGTGCAGCGCTCATGGCGCTGGAGCACGCGGATCCCAAACGCCGCGGCTTCGCAGCCTCCTTCGTCAACGCCGGCGCCCCCACCGGCGCCGTGCTGGGCACCGTGGTGATGGGCATCTTCTCGGCCCTGCCGCAGGATGCGTTCCTGGCCTGGGGCTGGCGGGTGCCGTTCCTGCTGTCCTTCGTGCTCCTGATCGTTGGCATGTTAGTCCGCCTCCGGGTCTCCGAAAGCCCCATCTTCGCCGAGGCCGTGGCCAAGGAAGACGCCCAAGGCGCCAAGCGCAAGATCCCGCTGCTGGACGTGCTGCGCCGGCCCAAGGCACTGATCATGATCATGTTCGCCGGTGCCGCCGGATTCGGCCTCCAGGTGGTGCTGCCCACGTTCTCGGTGACGTACGCCGTCTCTAAGGGGGCACCGCAACAGGGCGTGCTCTACGCCTTCGCCGGCGCCTCGGCCATCTCCATCATCTTCGTGCTTCTGGGCGGCCGCCTGTCCGACCGGCTCGGCAGCCTGTCCGACCGGCTCGGCCGCCGGCCCGTGATGATCGCCGGACTGGCCCTTTTCATCGCCTACCTGTTCCCCATGTTCGGCATGCTGGGATCCGGCAACGTCGGCCTTGTCTTCCTGGCCTTCACCGTGGCACTGGTCCTGCACTCATGCCTGTACGGGCCGCTGGCAGCCTTCGTCTCCGAACAGTTCGGCACCACGTCCCGCTACACCGGCGCAGCCGTCGGCTACCAGCTGGCCACCCTCGTCGGCGCCGGCTTCACCCCGGGCATCATCGCCGGACTCTACAAGGACTCCGGCCAGAGCATCATCCCGGTGGTGGTGTTCCTGTCCGTCATGGCACTGGTCTCGATTGTCTTCATCGCCCTGACGCGGGAGTCTAAGAACAACGACCTCACCACGGTCCGTTAG
- the menE gene encoding o-succinylbenzoate--CoA ligase, with protein sequence MDNNGVGSWLQRRRRKSGAKPALLSGAGALSYQELAERADRLANALRDRGVAKGDRVAYLGENHPSLVETFFACGLLGAIFVPLNTRLAPPELQFQLQDSGARLLVNAGVLEASATAALEGTGVTHRLVVTPDGGTEPSAATSPAAVGPSEVPPCEATPYEEALQASAPDPVDVAVGHDDGAMILYTSGTTGKPKGALLTHGNITWNCINTIVDMDLSRNDVALMISPLFHVASLDMGLLPMLLKGATVVLEAKFDPARVLELIQEHKVTTLNGVPTTFQLLCEHPGWAAADLSSLDKLTCGGSAIPRRVLDAYEDRGIGFTSCYGMTETAPGVTMLPVNKSREKAGSAGLPHFFTDVRIADPMGGAVAPGEVGEIQISGPNVIKEYWNRPEATAGSYADGHWFRSGDMGYRDQEGFLFVSDRLKDMIISGGENIYPAEVEAVIAEHASVSSVAVIGVSDDKWGEVPQAIVTLREGESLTEEQLRSFLDGRLARYKIPTSLVVVADMPRTASGKIRKMELRKQVH encoded by the coding sequence ATGGACAACAACGGAGTTGGATCCTGGCTGCAGCGCCGCCGCCGGAAGTCGGGCGCCAAGCCAGCCCTCCTGTCCGGTGCCGGCGCCTTGAGCTACCAAGAGCTGGCCGAAAGGGCCGACCGCCTGGCCAACGCACTCCGGGACAGGGGAGTGGCAAAGGGTGACCGGGTGGCCTACCTGGGCGAGAACCACCCTTCCTTAGTGGAAACGTTCTTTGCCTGCGGCCTCCTGGGCGCCATCTTCGTGCCGCTGAACACCCGGCTCGCGCCGCCCGAACTGCAGTTCCAGCTTCAGGATTCCGGAGCCCGGCTCCTGGTCAACGCCGGCGTCCTTGAGGCGTCCGCCACTGCCGCGCTGGAAGGGACCGGTGTCACCCACCGCCTGGTGGTAACGCCCGACGGCGGGACGGAACCTTCGGCCGCCACGTCACCGGCCGCCGTCGGACCCTCTGAAGTGCCTCCGTGCGAGGCGACGCCCTATGAGGAGGCGCTGCAGGCATCGGCGCCGGATCCCGTCGACGTGGCCGTGGGGCACGATGACGGGGCGATGATCCTCTACACCTCGGGGACCACCGGCAAGCCCAAGGGCGCCCTGCTGACCCACGGGAACATCACGTGGAACTGCATCAACACCATCGTGGACATGGACCTGAGCCGCAATGACGTGGCATTGATGATCTCGCCGCTGTTCCATGTGGCATCGCTGGACATGGGCCTGCTGCCGATGTTGCTCAAGGGCGCCACCGTGGTGCTGGAGGCAAAGTTCGATCCCGCCAGGGTCCTGGAGCTGATCCAGGAGCACAAGGTGACCACGCTCAACGGGGTGCCCACCACGTTCCAGCTGCTCTGCGAGCATCCAGGCTGGGCGGCGGCGGACCTCAGCTCCCTGGACAAGCTCACGTGCGGTGGCTCCGCCATTCCCCGCCGCGTCCTGGACGCGTACGAGGACCGCGGGATCGGGTTCACCAGCTGCTACGGCATGACCGAAACGGCGCCCGGCGTCACCATGCTCCCGGTTAACAAGTCCAGGGAGAAGGCCGGCTCGGCGGGCCTGCCGCACTTCTTCACTGACGTCCGGATCGCCGATCCCATGGGCGGCGCAGTGGCTCCCGGCGAGGTAGGGGAGATCCAGATTTCCGGTCCCAACGTGATCAAGGAGTACTGGAACCGGCCGGAGGCCACCGCCGGGAGCTACGCTGACGGGCACTGGTTCCGTTCCGGGGACATGGGCTACCGGGACCAGGAAGGCTTCCTGTTCGTCTCGGACCGGCTCAAGGACATGATCATCTCCGGCGGGGAAAACATCTACCCCGCGGAGGTGGAAGCAGTCATCGCGGAGCATGCTTCGGTCAGCAGCGTGGCGGTCATCGGTGTCAGCGATGACAAATGGGGCGAGGTGCCACAGGCGATCGTGACCCTCCGCGAAGGCGAATCGTTGACGGAGGAGCAACTGCGGAGCTTCCTGGACGGCCGGCTGGCCCGCTACAAGATCCCCACGTCCCTGGTGGTGGTGGCGGACATGCCCCGCACGGCCAGCGGCAAGATCCGGAAAATGGAGCTCCGCAAGCAAGTCCATTAA
- a CDS encoding MaoC family dehydratase, which translates to MPNLVVDFDTLLTLSGKDLGTTDYRQITQGQINLFADATDDQQWIHTDPERAKDGPFGAPIAHGFLTLSLIIPFWGELFDVDGVTTKVNYGLDKVRFTSPVTVGSKVRMHATIADVTEVKGGAQIKVNATIEIEGQERPAVVAEFLARFYK; encoded by the coding sequence ATGCCCAATCTCGTCGTCGATTTCGACACCCTGCTCACCCTGTCCGGCAAGGACCTCGGCACCACCGACTACCGCCAAATCACCCAGGGACAAATCAACCTGTTCGCCGACGCCACCGACGACCAGCAATGGATCCACACCGATCCCGAACGCGCCAAGGACGGCCCGTTCGGCGCCCCCATCGCCCACGGTTTCCTCACGCTGTCCCTGATCATCCCGTTCTGGGGCGAGCTGTTCGACGTTGACGGCGTCACCACCAAGGTCAATTACGGCCTGGACAAAGTCCGCTTCACCTCACCGGTCACCGTGGGCTCCAAGGTCCGCATGCACGCCACCATCGCAGACGTCACCGAGGTCAAGGGCGGTGCACAGATCAAGGTCAACGCCACCATCGAAATCGAAGGCCAGGAACGCCCCGCCGTCGTGGCCGAATTCCTGGCCCGCTTCTACAAGTAA
- a CDS encoding amidohydrolase family protein: MADRYELGIDPAKLDAIDMHVHLEVDSCGHGSLPEALTEASAKYFKAEDRTPSLDRIAEVYRELNMAAVVFTVDARTQLKHEPNSIPELIAGAARNNDVLIPFGSVDPRTGEDAIAGAKHQAIELGARGFKFHPSLQGFDPSNERFYPLWETLQELGLPAIFHTGQNGMGAGLPGGYGIKLAYSNPLLLDAVAADFPGLQIIMAHPSVPWQDEANSIATHKANVFIDLSGWSPKYFPESLVKASNSYLQDKVLFGTDFPLITPQKWLGAFADLPLKDEVRPKILKHNAVRLLGLGG, encoded by the coding sequence ATGGCTGACCGTTACGAGCTGGGCATCGACCCAGCGAAGCTCGACGCAATCGACATGCATGTCCACCTCGAGGTGGACAGCTGCGGCCACGGGTCCCTGCCGGAGGCCCTGACCGAGGCATCGGCCAAGTACTTCAAGGCCGAGGACCGCACCCCGTCCCTGGACCGGATCGCCGAGGTCTACCGCGAACTGAACATGGCCGCCGTCGTGTTCACCGTGGACGCCCGTACCCAGCTCAAGCACGAACCCAACAGCATCCCTGAGCTGATCGCCGGCGCCGCCCGGAACAATGACGTCCTGATTCCGTTCGGCAGCGTAGATCCGCGTACTGGCGAGGACGCGATCGCCGGTGCCAAGCACCAGGCCATCGAGCTCGGCGCGCGCGGCTTCAAGTTCCACCCGTCCCTGCAGGGCTTCGATCCCTCCAACGAGCGCTTCTACCCGCTGTGGGAGACGCTCCAGGAACTGGGCCTGCCGGCCATCTTCCACACCGGACAGAACGGCATGGGCGCCGGCCTGCCCGGCGGCTACGGCATCAAGCTCGCCTACTCCAACCCGCTGCTCCTGGACGCGGTGGCCGCGGACTTCCCGGGCCTGCAGATCATCATGGCCCACCCCTCCGTGCCCTGGCAGGACGAGGCAAACTCCATCGCCACGCACAAGGCGAACGTGTTCATCGACCTCTCCGGCTGGTCGCCCAAGTACTTCCCGGAGTCCCTGGTGAAGGCCTCCAACTCCTACCTGCAGGACAAGGTGCTGTTCGGCACCGACTTCCCGCTGATCACCCCGCAGAAGTGGCTGGGCGCCTTCGCGGACCTGCCCCTGAAGGACGAGGTCCGGCCCAAGATCCTCAAGCACAACGCGGTCCGCCTCCTCGGGCTGGGCGGCTGA
- a CDS encoding SDR family NAD(P)-dependent oxidoreductase has protein sequence MSLNGKVAIVTGSGQGLGLAYARELARQGAAVVINDVNAETAAQAVAQIEADGGRATAVVVPVGSTDAAKALVAGAVDAFGRLDILVTNAGILRDKSILKMTDEDFDVVINVHLKGTFTCVREAYAYFKENNVAGRIITIGSPTGQRGNFGQTNYAAAKAGIVGMVRTWALEMKKAGVTVNSVIPVAATAMTKTVPYFQKAVEAEERGEAMPSFFRHALGFGTADDVSGLVAFLASDEAANITGQAIGAGGDRLQVWTHPEAATTEYREGGWSYEALRDNAGQLFNRDTLQSYGEQFLPLPEELKPAQPAEAR, from the coding sequence ATGAGCTTGAACGGCAAGGTTGCAATCGTTACCGGGAGCGGGCAGGGCCTCGGCCTCGCCTACGCAAGGGAACTGGCCCGCCAGGGTGCCGCCGTCGTCATCAATGATGTGAACGCTGAGACGGCCGCCCAGGCAGTCGCACAGATCGAGGCCGACGGCGGACGGGCCACCGCCGTGGTGGTTCCGGTGGGAAGCACGGACGCCGCCAAGGCCCTGGTGGCCGGGGCTGTTGATGCGTTTGGCCGGTTGGACATCCTTGTCACCAACGCCGGGATCCTGCGGGACAAGAGCATCCTGAAGATGACGGACGAGGACTTCGACGTGGTTATCAACGTCCACCTCAAGGGCACCTTCACCTGCGTCCGCGAGGCCTACGCCTACTTCAAGGAAAACAATGTCGCCGGCCGGATCATCACCATCGGCTCGCCCACGGGCCAGCGCGGCAACTTCGGCCAGACCAACTACGCGGCGGCCAAGGCCGGAATCGTGGGCATGGTCCGCACCTGGGCGCTGGAAATGAAGAAGGCCGGCGTGACCGTCAACAGCGTCATCCCGGTGGCCGCCACGGCCATGACCAAGACGGTGCCCTACTTCCAGAAGGCAGTTGAGGCGGAGGAGCGCGGCGAGGCCATGCCGTCCTTCTTCCGCCACGCCCTTGGCTTTGGAACGGCCGACGACGTCTCCGGACTGGTTGCCTTCCTCGCCTCCGACGAGGCCGCCAACATCACCGGCCAGGCCATCGGCGCCGGCGGTGACCGGCTGCAGGTCTGGACCCATCCGGAAGCTGCCACCACCGAATACCGTGAGGGCGGCTGGAGTTATGAGGCGCTGCGGGACAACGCCGGCCAGCTGTTCAACCGGGACACCCTGCAAAGCTACGGCGAACAATTCCTGCCCCTGCCGGAAGAGCTCAAGCCCGCACAGCCGGCCGAGGCCCGCTGA
- a CDS encoding MarR family winged helix-turn-helix transcriptional regulator: MATLGTDVQTPRLAAARIGSDVGLLLAKLHAAGSVLNNKALADFGLRERSFSVLTLACSGLEPTQRELADFLSLDPSQVVTLVDDLERRGLVERAQGKHDRRAKIIVSTAEGRKMHTKARAALDAAEIEQLAGLSDEESQELKRLLRKALWGAAE; this comes from the coding sequence ATGGCCACCTTGGGCACAGATGTTCAGACCCCGCGCCTTGCGGCCGCCAGGATCGGCAGTGATGTGGGCCTGCTGCTGGCCAAGCTGCATGCCGCGGGCTCGGTCCTGAACAACAAGGCTCTGGCGGACTTTGGCCTGCGCGAGCGCTCCTTCTCCGTCCTGACGTTGGCGTGCAGCGGGCTGGAGCCGACGCAGCGGGAACTGGCTGATTTCCTCAGCCTGGACCCCAGCCAGGTGGTGACGCTGGTGGACGACCTGGAACGGCGCGGGCTGGTGGAGCGGGCGCAGGGGAAGCACGACCGGCGCGCCAAGATCATCGTTTCCACCGCCGAGGGGCGGAAGATGCACACCAAAGCCCGCGCGGCCCTGGACGCAGCTGAAATCGAGCAGCTGGCCGGCCTTTCCGACGAGGAGTCGCAGGAGTTGAAGCGGCTGCTCCGCAAAGCGCTGTGGGGTGCGGCGGAGTAG